Proteins from a genomic interval of Oceanispirochaeta crateris:
- a CDS encoding dihydroorotate dehydrogenase codes for MDLSIKIRNKILPNPVGVASGTFGYGEEYAPLTDLSALGAIYTKAVTVEPRPGNPLPRLVETTAGMINSIGLANVGTKRFLSEKIPFLNTLSCPVILNVAGSLEEDYAEVIRRVDDQEAIWGYEVNISCPNVKKGGLAFGTDPHQVERLTSSLRQLTEKPLIMKLTPNVTDITAIAKAAEQGGADALACINTVMGMSVDIHKKKPSIPAVTGGLSGPAIKPVGIAAVYRVSKAVSIPVIGLGGIMNGDDAVEYLLSGASAIQIGTANFVDPDTSSKVLAGIKAYMEGSGFSKISDFHGYF; via the coding sequence ATGGACCTGAGTATAAAAATAAGAAACAAGATTCTGCCCAATCCCGTGGGTGTGGCCTCGGGAACATTTGGATACGGAGAAGAATACGCTCCCTTAACAGATTTATCTGCACTGGGAGCCATCTATACAAAAGCGGTGACCGTAGAGCCACGGCCGGGAAACCCCCTGCCCCGCCTCGTGGAGACCACGGCGGGCATGATCAATTCCATAGGTCTGGCCAATGTAGGGACTAAGAGATTTCTCAGCGAGAAGATTCCCTTTTTGAATACCCTGAGCTGCCCGGTCATCCTCAATGTAGCCGGAAGCCTGGAGGAGGATTACGCCGAAGTGATCCGCCGGGTAGACGATCAGGAGGCCATATGGGGGTATGAAGTCAACATATCCTGTCCCAATGTGAAAAAAGGAGGACTGGCTTTTGGCACAGATCCTCATCAGGTGGAGCGTCTAACCTCCTCCTTAAGACAACTAACAGAAAAACCTCTGATCATGAAACTCACTCCCAATGTGACTGATATCACGGCCATTGCCAAAGCTGCCGAACAGGGTGGTGCCGATGCACTGGCCTGTATCAATACGGTCATGGGAATGTCCGTGGATATTCACAAAAAGAAGCCCTCCATCCCGGCCGTGACAGGAGGTCTTTCCGGACCGGCCATAAAACCGGTTGGTATCGCTGCTGTGTATCGTGTCAGCAAGGCGGTCTCCATCCCGGTGATAGGCCTGGGTGGCATTATGAACGGAGACGATGCGGTGGAATACCTGCTGTCTGGAGCCTCGGCTATTCAGATCGGAACGGCCAACTTTGTTGATCCTGATACCTCATCCAAGGTGCTGGCGGGTATCAAGGCGTATATGGAAGGCTCTGGATTCTCGAAGATCAGTGATTTTCACGGATATTTTTAA
- the nth gene encoding endonuclease III: MTKSEKARMVTSILNLEYPDRKPLLNYNNPFELLIAVILSAQTTDAGVNKVTPELFKRYPGPSELAAAEQNDVEAIIHSTGFYRVKAANIIKTAAALQDRGDNSLPNTMKELTSLPGVGRKTANVILYHIFDQPAIIVDTHFKRVSKRLGFTKFTEPEKIEKQLSRAIPKEIQSDFSMTINLHGRKYCFARKPDCSGCPLKDLCPSVQI, from the coding sequence ATGACAAAATCCGAAAAAGCACGCATGGTGACGAGCATCCTGAATCTGGAATATCCCGACCGGAAGCCGCTTTTAAACTACAATAATCCTTTTGAACTCCTCATTGCCGTAATCCTTTCGGCACAAACAACAGATGCAGGCGTGAACAAGGTCACTCCTGAGCTCTTCAAGCGCTATCCCGGGCCTTCGGAGTTGGCTGCAGCCGAGCAGAACGATGTGGAGGCCATCATTCATAGTACCGGATTCTACAGAGTGAAGGCGGCCAATATCATTAAGACCGCTGCGGCTCTTCAGGATAGAGGGGATAACAGCCTCCCAAACACCATGAAGGAGCTGACATCCCTACCGGGTGTGGGAAGAAAAACAGCCAATGTCATTCTCTATCATATATTCGACCAGCCGGCGATCATCGTGGACACACATTTTAAGAGGGTCAGTAAGCGGCTTGGATTTACAAAATTCACAGAACCCGAAAAAATTGAAAAGCAACTGTCCAGGGCTATCCCTAAGGAGATCCAGTCCGATTTTTCTATGACAATCAATTTGCACGGAAGGAAGTACTGTTTTGCCAGGAAGCCCGACTGCTCCGGCTGTCCCTTGAAAGATCTTTGCCCCTCAGTTCAGATCTGA
- a CDS encoding VWA domain-containing protein, which produces MPSRKPQSVSRYGRHVASVPVKSAEQIDEIDPLASCLAAAMRRHFGGASAGSHGILFHDLHRRIRVQPVRRTIHFLVDASDSMLVEEQMKLAKGAVLGLLTQAYQKRYRVGVVVFHHWHAHEVLAPTTSITLARQALQAVATGGGTPLAEGLYTVLQIIRSERVRHPHDHPELILITDGKPSVPMNPKAELYQEVLDLARQFPRHHIPSIVLSTVEPGEVLKELAFQLKAPLHKLRDVIHRDE; this is translated from the coding sequence TTGCCGAGCCGTAAGCCTCAGAGTGTTTCCCGCTACGGGAGGCATGTTGCTTCTGTCCCCGTTAAGTCCGCAGAACAAATTGATGAAATAGATCCTCTGGCTAGCTGTCTGGCCGCCGCCATGCGCCGTCATTTCGGAGGGGCTTCTGCAGGTTCCCATGGTATTCTTTTTCACGATCTTCACCGCCGCATCAGGGTACAACCGGTCAGAAGGACCATTCATTTTCTGGTTGATGCCTCAGATTCCATGCTGGTGGAAGAGCAGATGAAACTTGCCAAGGGGGCCGTGTTAGGGCTTTTGACCCAAGCCTATCAGAAACGATACAGGGTGGGGGTGGTCGTTTTCCATCACTGGCATGCCCATGAGGTCTTGGCTCCAACCACCAGTATCACTCTCGCCCGTCAAGCCCTTCAGGCCGTGGCGACAGGGGGCGGGACACCTCTCGCCGAAGGTCTTTATACGGTGCTTCAGATTATCCGCTCCGAGCGGGTTCGTCATCCCCACGACCATCCAGAGCTCATATTGATTACCGATGGGAAACCTTCGGTGCCGATGAACCCCAAGGCGGAGCTCTATCAGGAGGTGCTGGACCTTGCCCGGCAGTTTCCCCGGCATCATATTCCCTCTATTGTCCTTTCCACTGTTGAACCCGGTGAGGTTTTAAAGGAGCTTGCATTTCAGCTGAAAGCACCCCTGCATAAGCTTCGGGATGTTATCCATAGGGATGAATAA
- a CDS encoding ATP-binding protein yields the protein MSKYPFTAIVGQETMKASLILNAIDPSIGGVLIRGHKGTAKTTAVRSLVELLLPIKVVKDCPYHCDPEASSYIHEDCRLKAEKGEVLQSVEYSVPLVELPLGATEDRLVGSLELESALRSGDRVFQPGLLAAANRGILYVDEVNLLDDHLVDLLLDTSASGINRVEREGLSVLHPADFILIGTMNPEEGELRPQFLDRFGLCINVIGEQDVKQRSELVRRRLAYEKNPQAFCDKWEDTQNTLRQQIAKARFLLSEISVPEEVFDASSELAVKVGAQGHRAEITMIKVATAIAAFEERDRVTPEDILQASTMVLPHRLDRFLEQGGTELPKELQKAIVEVFGETPFLHEGGEAEEDEFEAIFDPDEDIFPGSFAGGMPIFSYLKKKHPMLSF from the coding sequence ATGAGTAAATATCCTTTCACAGCCATAGTCGGCCAGGAAACCATGAAAGCCTCTCTGATTCTGAATGCCATCGATCCCTCCATTGGCGGAGTGCTGATTCGTGGTCATAAAGGTACAGCCAAGACTACCGCTGTCAGGTCATTAGTTGAGCTGCTTTTGCCCATCAAGGTGGTAAAGGACTGTCCCTATCACTGTGATCCAGAGGCCAGTTCTTATATTCATGAAGACTGCAGGCTTAAAGCTGAGAAGGGTGAAGTCCTTCAGAGTGTGGAGTATTCTGTCCCTCTTGTTGAATTGCCACTGGGTGCGACTGAGGACCGTCTTGTTGGGTCTTTAGAGTTGGAGAGCGCCCTTCGCTCCGGCGACAGAGTGTTTCAACCAGGCCTCCTTGCTGCAGCCAACCGGGGTATACTCTATGTGGATGAAGTAAATTTGTTAGACGATCATCTAGTGGATCTCCTCCTGGATACATCCGCCTCTGGTATTAACCGGGTGGAAAGAGAGGGGCTCTCTGTTCTTCATCCGGCCGATTTTATCCTCATTGGCACCATGAATCCCGAAGAGGGGGAGCTTCGGCCCCAGTTTCTTGACCGCTTTGGTCTTTGTATCAATGTTATTGGCGAACAGGATGTGAAGCAGAGGAGTGAGCTGGTGAGGCGCCGTCTTGCCTACGAAAAAAATCCTCAGGCATTCTGTGATAAATGGGAAGATACCCAGAATACCCTTCGCCAGCAGATCGCAAAAGCCCGCTTTCTTCTTTCCGAAATATCTGTTCCGGAGGAGGTCTTTGATGCCTCATCCGAGTTGGCTGTGAAGGTCGGCGCCCAGGGACACCGTGCTGAGATAACCATGATAAAGGTCGCAACGGCCATTGCTGCTTTTGAAGAGCGGGACCGGGTTACTCCTGAGGATATTCTTCAAGCGTCTACCATGGTTCTTCCCCACCGCCTAGACCGTTTTCTCGAGCAAGGAGGAACGGAGCTGCCCAAGGAACTGCAAAAGGCGATTGTCGAGGTTTTTGGAGAAACCCCCTTTCTTCACGAAGGCGGAGAAGCTGAGGAAGATGAGTTTGAAGCCATATTTGACCCCGATGAAGATATTTTTCCCGGTTCTTTTGCCGGCGGTATGCCTATATTTTCCTACCTAAAAAAAAAGCACCCAATGTTGTCCTTCTAG
- a CDS encoding ArsR/SmtB family transcription factor, whose protein sequence is MNQNEINPWDSYTIVFKALSDITRLKIMWLLLSIDSKISASEIIDVLNENQYNVSKHLRILKNAGLIYEKKEGRWSFYHYRSSHDAFDESIRNTVLTIPEELMQTEIGHCQKRLSMRVDGACVIGAESDEWIEYKKNN, encoded by the coding sequence ATGAATCAGAATGAAATTAACCCCTGGGACAGTTATACTATTGTCTTTAAAGCCCTATCGGATATCACGAGACTTAAGATCATGTGGCTGTTGCTCTCTATTGATTCGAAGATCAGCGCATCAGAGATCATCGATGTTCTCAATGAAAATCAATACAATGTTTCCAAACATTTGAGAATTCTGAAAAATGCGGGACTCATTTATGAAAAAAAAGAGGGGCGGTGGTCTTTCTATCATTACAGAAGCAGTCACGATGCTTTTGATGAATCCATCAGAAATACGGTGCTGACAATTCCGGAAGAACTGATGCAGACAGAAATTGGTCACTGCCAAAAGCGCCTCTCCATGAGGGTCGATGGTGCCTGTGTGATTGGGGCCGAAAGTGATGAATGGATTGAATATAAAAAAAACAATTAG
- a CDS encoding permease, whose product MIDEKLSIAFGEFWHVAWVLVVIIAGISILTGFVREYIPQEKFQKKLKNQNTIVGAFMGAALGTLTPFCSASMVPVAMGMIEMGAPFSTVLPFLISAPLCNFVVVGIIFGTFGWKVALIYLVWTFVGAIIAGLTVGRSRVKNQVKNLAEIAESKNKKSSESCCGEVKKESACSEGTTAATSCCQAGSAGGGTREKVESALNFALALFKQIVPYAIIGAVISGVALAFIPSSIVEKYVGNDSWYAIPLASAIGVPLYLRIEMAIPLLRTLLVKGMGMGAAVALLIGGTGASLPELAILSSMLKPKGVLAFTLTVLALAISGGFLFMFI is encoded by the coding sequence ATGATTGATGAAAAATTGAGTATTGCATTTGGAGAATTCTGGCACGTTGCCTGGGTTCTTGTCGTTATTATTGCAGGAATTTCTATTCTTACCGGATTTGTCAGAGAATATATTCCTCAAGAAAAATTTCAGAAAAAACTTAAGAATCAGAATACCATTGTAGGAGCTTTCATGGGTGCTGCCTTAGGGACTCTGACTCCTTTTTGTAGCGCCTCCATGGTTCCCGTTGCCATGGGCATGATTGAAATGGGGGCTCCTTTTTCAACGGTTCTGCCGTTTTTGATTTCGGCTCCTCTTTGTAACTTTGTTGTTGTTGGTATTATCTTTGGAACCTTTGGTTGGAAAGTTGCCCTCATTTACTTGGTTTGGACCTTTGTGGGTGCCATTATAGCTGGTCTGACCGTTGGAAGAAGCCGGGTGAAGAACCAGGTTAAAAACCTGGCTGAAATTGCAGAATCCAAGAATAAGAAGAGTTCTGAATCTTGTTGTGGTGAAGTCAAAAAGGAATCCGCATGTTCTGAAGGAACGACAGCCGCAACCAGCTGTTGCCAGGCAGGCAGTGCCGGCGGTGGGACCCGGGAAAAGGTAGAAAGTGCCCTCAACTTTGCTCTGGCCCTTTTCAAGCAGATAGTTCCTTACGCCATTATCGGTGCGGTTATCAGCGGGGTTGCTCTTGCTTTCATACCTAGTTCCATTGTTGAAAAATATGTTGGAAATGATTCCTGGTATGCCATTCCTCTTGCCTCAGCTATTGGTGTTCCCCTCTATCTGCGAATCGAAATGGCTATTCCACTTCTGAGAACACTCCTAGTAAAGGGTATGGGCATGGGAGCCGCCGTGGCCCTTCTTATCGGAGGAACAGGAGCCAGTTTACCCGAACTCGCCATCCTCTCATCCATGCTGAAGCCCAAAGGAGTCCTCGCCTTTACATTGACCGTCCTTGCGCTGGCCATTTCTGGAGGCTTTTTGTTTATGTTCATTTAA
- a CDS encoding arsenate reductase ArsC encodes MEDKIKVLFICVHNSARSQIAEEYLRKYGGDLFETESAGLEPGTLNPYVIEALKQDGIDIFGKKTKSVKDLFKEGKRYNYVITVCSRSIEDKCPVFPGALVRLNWPFPDPERFHGESSEIQEQVNELRDIIRQMVEQFVEVKSLQSR; translated from the coding sequence ATGGAAGATAAAATCAAAGTTCTTTTCATTTGCGTTCACAACAGCGCCCGAAGCCAGATTGCAGAAGAGTACTTACGAAAATACGGGGGAGATCTGTTCGAAACAGAAAGTGCCGGCCTGGAACCGGGCACCTTAAATCCCTATGTCATCGAAGCTTTAAAGCAGGACGGCATAGACATCTTCGGCAAGAAGACCAAAAGCGTCAAAGATCTTTTTAAAGAGGGAAAAAGATACAACTATGTGATTACCGTATGCAGTAGAAGCATCGAGGACAAATGTCCGGTATTTCCTGGGGCCCTTGTCCGGCTAAACTGGCCCTTTCCAGACCCTGAAAGATTCCATGGTGAATCGTCTGAAATACAGGAGCAGGTCAATGAACTAAGAGACATAATCCGCCAGATGGTTGAACAATTTGTAGAGGTAAAATCACTGCAAAGCAGATAA
- a CDS encoding DUF3124 domain-containing protein — MRKLSILLLLSVLTSCNPELMENVARKISWESRQFQESENQELIHGQSYLPVYSHIYYVQDNSPFYLTATISIRNTSTEDPFYLFSADYYNTDGEIVKKYLANPIYVNPLETIEFVISESDTHGGSGANFIFDWAVENPGQVPLFEAVMISTRGQQGLSFSTRGVQNF, encoded by the coding sequence ATGCGTAAATTATCAATTCTGTTGCTGCTGAGTGTTCTCACATCATGTAATCCGGAGCTAATGGAAAATGTAGCTAGAAAAATTTCCTGGGAATCAAGGCAATTTCAGGAAAGTGAGAACCAGGAGTTGATACACGGTCAGTCTTATCTGCCTGTTTACTCGCATATTTATTATGTGCAGGATAACAGCCCTTTTTACTTAACTGCCACCATCAGCATCCGAAATACCTCTACTGAAGATCCGTTTTACTTATTCAGTGCAGATTATTATAATACCGACGGTGAGATTGTTAAAAAGTACCTTGCCAATCCAATCTATGTGAATCCATTAGAGACAATAGAATTTGTGATCAGCGAGTCTGATACACATGGTGGGTCCGGGGCCAATTTTATTTTTGACTGGGCTGTGGAGAACCCCGGGCAGGTTCCCCTTTTTGAGGCCGTAATGATCTCTACCCGCGGTCAGCAGGGCTTATCATTCTCAACCAGGGGCGTTCAGAACTTCTAA
- a CDS encoding YitT family protein, with protein MIKKILKKIMDYFMVLLAGGLYAAALKYFVLPSRVILTGTEGIASSLSYYFDSYVLFIILYLIFQTILLVFAFLRVSKMFAFRSLLVVLSVVCMLAILPELSFAQPEPQNERIILVIFGGLLSGVAKAISFKHRGSTGDEDIIGAYFAMKYLKPVGAISIIAAVVSTSFGISLDYLKTGAFENAVNTLMYTSIYIFVSAETLNNLYRKFQTTLLTIVTTDHKSVGQVIRKTFDHRTFTVQSGHGGHSGDPFSIVKTIITREELPQLLHEINKVGSGSFYYYQDLNGISQKYYITPIGK; from the coding sequence ATGATAAAGAAGATATTAAAGAAAATCATGGATTACTTTATGGTCCTCTTGGCGGGGGGGCTTTATGCTGCTGCCCTTAAATATTTTGTGCTTCCCTCAAGAGTGATTTTAACAGGCACAGAAGGGATTGCCTCTTCCTTATCCTATTATTTTGACAGCTATGTATTATTCATCATTCTTTATCTGATTTTTCAGACAATCTTACTGGTATTTGCTTTTCTACGGGTTAGTAAAATGTTTGCTTTCCGCTCTCTACTTGTAGTCCTTTCTGTTGTATGTATGCTTGCTATACTGCCGGAATTGAGCTTTGCCCAACCGGAACCTCAAAATGAAAGGATCATTCTGGTGATCTTTGGGGGATTGCTCTCGGGAGTGGCTAAGGCTATCTCCTTCAAACACCGCGGGTCTACCGGTGATGAGGACATCATTGGTGCTTATTTTGCTATGAAATATTTAAAACCTGTTGGCGCTATATCCATCATTGCTGCCGTGGTTTCTACAAGTTTCGGGATTTCCCTCGATTATCTGAAAACCGGGGCATTTGAGAATGCCGTGAATACTCTGATGTACACCAGTATCTATATCTTTGTTTCTGCGGAAACTCTAAATAATCTATATAGAAAGTTTCAGACAACTCTGTTAACCATTGTCACAACAGATCATAAGAGCGTGGGGCAGGTCATCAGAAAAACCTTTGATCATAGAACTTTTACAGTTCAATCCGGTCACGGAGGCCATAGTGGTGATCCTTTTTCAATTGTGAAAACGATTATTACCAGAGAAGAACTGCCTCAATTACTCCATGAGATAAACAAGGTCGGGTCTGGAAGTTTTTACTATTATCAGGATCTCAATGGGATCTCACAGAAATACTACATAACACCCATTGGTAAATAG
- a CDS encoding TrkH family potassium uptake protein — MKKFLLIFFVVLGVIGLFLEQYRNIPGIRSNAVTMIDYLLVSYLLFDFLWGIKESGNARRYIKRNKFSFYFLLLYLLLFAFNVVMRQSVDVLNKNNNLITVMRNLLLVLKIFGRFKKVSSYMHSIITKPAQTVVFSFVMVILIGSLVLMMPVMNTGEALSPINALFTATSAVCVTGLIVVDTANQFSYAGKTVLMILIQIGGLGIMLLSFFMVFLFRQSLSIKDRNLLSYMLNSQNTQTLKSSVKRIILLTFLIELTGAVLLIPVFLRSGSPLPQALFSSLFHSVSAFCNAGFSLFSDSLMGFNGNVALNVIITSLIIAGGISFAVLTDLFTLIRSWFKKKRTYLSINTKVVVIVSSILTGVGTLFIYKLEHKNLLFPQALGKQYLEAYFQSVTLRTAGFNTMDFELLTNGTLIIMMGIMFIGGASGSTAGGIKVNTLGVVWAYIRSFRRGNEEVLLYRHQISKDRILQAFTVIAFGILSIFIVSSVLIITEEAAPLKILFETVSAFATVGVSAGVTGGLSIIGKIGIILLMFLGRLGPLTLLTASSGSEKQTKISYPEAAIMIG, encoded by the coding sequence ATGAAAAAATTTCTGCTCATATTCTTTGTTGTTCTTGGAGTCATAGGTTTATTTCTGGAACAGTACAGGAATATACCCGGCATACGCAGCAATGCCGTTACAATGATCGATTACTTACTCGTATCCTACCTCCTGTTTGACTTTTTATGGGGTATAAAAGAGAGCGGTAACGCCAGAAGATATATAAAAAGAAACAAATTTTCATTCTATTTTCTACTCTTATACCTCCTTCTATTTGCCTTCAATGTTGTTATGAGACAGAGTGTTGATGTACTGAATAAAAACAATAACCTTATAACCGTTATGAGGAACCTTCTGCTGGTCCTCAAAATCTTCGGCAGATTCAAGAAAGTCTCATCCTATATGCATTCTATTATCACGAAACCGGCCCAGACCGTGGTGTTCAGCTTTGTGATGGTCATTCTTATCGGATCTCTCGTCCTGATGATGCCCGTCATGAATACGGGAGAAGCCCTGAGCCCCATCAATGCTCTGTTTACGGCGACTTCCGCTGTTTGTGTTACAGGTCTGATTGTCGTGGATACGGCAAATCAGTTTAGTTATGCGGGCAAGACCGTGCTGATGATACTGATTCAGATCGGCGGCCTGGGTATTATGCTCCTCTCTTTCTTTATGGTTTTTCTGTTCAGACAATCATTGAGCATAAAAGATAGAAACCTCCTGTCCTACATGCTCAACAGCCAGAATACACAAACACTGAAAAGCAGCGTAAAAAGGATTATACTCCTCACGTTTCTGATTGAACTGACAGGAGCGGTCTTGCTTATTCCTGTGTTTTTACGCAGCGGATCGCCCCTCCCCCAGGCTCTTTTCTCCAGCCTCTTCCATTCTGTTTCGGCCTTTTGCAATGCAGGATTTTCACTTTTTTCAGATAGTCTGATGGGATTCAACGGTAATGTGGCCCTCAATGTGATCATAACAAGCCTGATTATCGCCGGAGGCATAAGCTTTGCTGTTCTAACAGATCTATTCACACTGATCCGCTCTTGGTTCAAAAAGAAGAGGACCTATCTCTCCATAAATACAAAGGTTGTTGTCATTGTCTCCTCCATTTTAACCGGAGTAGGAACCCTCTTTATCTACAAATTGGAACACAAAAACCTTTTATTTCCCCAGGCCCTGGGAAAACAGTATTTGGAAGCCTACTTTCAGTCTGTGACCCTAAGAACAGCCGGATTCAATACTATGGATTTTGAACTCCTCACAAACGGAACCCTCATCATCATGATGGGAATCATGTTTATAGGCGGAGCATCGGGAAGCACTGCGGGGGGAATCAAGGTCAACACCTTAGGAGTTGTCTGGGCCTACATCAGATCATTCCGCAGGGGAAATGAGGAGGTGCTCTTATACCGGCATCAGATATCAAAGGACCGCATACTGCAGGCCTTCACGGTCATCGCCTTCGGGATTCTCTCAATTTTCATAGTCAGTTCAGTCTTAATCATCACCGAAGAGGCTGCCCCCTTGAAAATTCTCTTTGAAACGGTTTCGGCTTTTGCCACAGTGGGCGTATCGGCAGGAGTCACGGGGGGCCTGTCAATAATCGGTAAAATCGGCATTATATTGCTCATGTTCCTGGGGAGACTGGGTCCTCTGACCCTTTTGACTGCTTCATCCGGAAGTGAGAAACAAACTAAAATTTCATATCCGGAAGCGGCGATAATGATTGGTTAA
- a CDS encoding potassium channel family protein, with protein sequence MDKTIAVIGLGVFGRQVCEVLAAKGAQVIAIDNNLALVNRVKDIVSQAVLLDSTDEESLSEASLDTVDTAIVAIGDNIEASILTTALLKQLGVHHVIARAVTKIHYQVLKKIGADEIVNIEEDQGRRVALNLIAPSVMEKVQLSRDILLSEFYLPLVYAKTTLKEIDFEGKFGIRLVAVRRSLNQMDSEGLNIRKEILLLPENDDELLEGDVLILLGEEKKLELFQKSGS encoded by the coding sequence ATGGATAAAACAATAGCAGTCATCGGGCTGGGAGTATTTGGACGGCAGGTATGTGAAGTTCTCGCGGCAAAAGGAGCCCAGGTCATTGCCATCGATAATAACCTGGCCCTTGTGAATAGAGTTAAAGACATCGTAAGCCAGGCGGTACTGCTTGATTCTACCGATGAAGAATCCTTGTCAGAGGCGTCTTTGGACACGGTAGACACAGCCATCGTAGCCATTGGAGACAATATTGAAGCCAGTATTCTCACAACGGCGCTCCTGAAACAGCTGGGAGTTCATCACGTCATTGCCAGGGCTGTTACCAAAATTCATTATCAGGTTCTTAAAAAGATCGGAGCCGATGAAATTGTCAACATTGAAGAAGACCAGGGCCGGAGAGTCGCCCTCAATCTGATAGCTCCTTCGGTCATGGAAAAAGTACAATTGTCCAGGGACATTCTGCTCTCAGAGTTCTACTTGCCCCTTGTCTATGCCAAAACGACCCTAAAAGAGATCGATTTCGAAGGAAAGTTCGGAATCAGACTCGTAGCGGTTCGAAGGAGCCTGAATCAGATGGATTCAGAAGGTTTAAACATCCGTAAAGAGATCCTTCTTCTACCGGAAAATGATGATGAACTTCTGGAAGGGGATGTTCTGATCCTTCTGGGAGAAGAGAAAAAACTTGAACTATTCCAGAAAAGCGGGAGCTGA
- a CDS encoding response regulator transcription factor, producing the protein MTLEAQTGTVLIVEDDSEIAAIISINLEDIGLKTEHVIDGLSGLNKALEGEYALVILDIMLPRLDGISVCKDIRAQDPVVPIMMLTAKADEIDRIIGLELGADDYMTKPFSVRELTARVKALLRRSRTSSQTVLAESLESQIKFGQLMIDPVLHKVLLKDEIVDLTVKEFELLGIFARNPGKAFTRAELLLKIWGYQFEGYEHTVNTHINRLRSKIEEDPSHPIYLKTVWGVGYRFAESSEFSE; encoded by the coding sequence ATGACTCTGGAGGCCCAGACCGGTACGGTCCTAATTGTCGAAGATGACAGCGAAATTGCGGCCATTATATCTATCAATCTCGAAGATATAGGCCTGAAAACCGAGCATGTCATTGATGGACTAAGCGGCCTGAACAAAGCTCTAGAGGGAGAATATGCTCTGGTAATTCTGGATATCATGCTGCCTCGCTTGGATGGTATTTCTGTTTGCAAAGACATCAGAGCCCAGGACCCTGTCGTTCCGATTATGATGCTTACGGCCAAAGCCGATGAAATTGACAGAATCATAGGCTTAGAGCTGGGAGCCGACGATTACATGACCAAGCCTTTTTCGGTTAGAGAGTTAACGGCCCGGGTCAAGGCTCTCCTGCGCCGATCCAGAACATCCTCCCAAACCGTTTTGGCAGAATCCTTAGAATCTCAGATTAAATTTGGTCAGCTCATGATCGACCCGGTCCTGCACAAGGTCCTCCTCAAGGATGAAATTGTAGACCTGACGGTGAAAGAGTTCGAACTGCTGGGAATCTTTGCCAGGAATCCTGGAAAGGCCTTTACCAGGGCCGAACTCCTTCTGAAAATATGGGGATATCAATTTGAGGGATATGAGCATACGGTAAACACCCACATCAATCGTCTGCGCAGTAAAATTGAAGAAGACCCCTCTCATCCCATCTACTTGAAAACAGTTTGGGGAGTGGGATACCGATTCGCAGAATCATCGGAGTTTTCTGAATGA